ACAGAAATGTGCAGGCTGGTTGACAGTCAGATGGAGGTGCAAAATGTCTGGTTTGTTACTAAGAGGCTTAACATAGCCAAACGCTTCCATTGTATTCATGCTATGTGTAGTGATGGATGCAGTTAGGCCTATTTACTGGCCTGAGACTCGGCTCGTGTTGGAGTTGTGTTGGAGGTTGTACAGTGTGGGATTCTTGCAGGAGTTTGACCCTGGGCCTTATCTGCAGAAACTCACTGAACATGGTTGGCTGGACATTGCAGCCCTAGCCTATCTCTGTCTTTACCTGCTCCTGCCtgctgctatcagttgtttgcacaTGGGCTCTGATGGGCAAATGTGCCATGTTTGCTCAACACAAGATGAGTTGACAGCCAAAACCCAGTGAACTGGATAGTTAGAGTTAGATAGACCCTTGAGTTTGATGTATCCTTATGTAAACACTTGCCTGAAGAATCCCAACAGATGCCGCTGGTTCCAGACACTGACAAACGACTGTTTTTGTTTAGTTTCATTTGTAATCCTACACAAATCCACTTTGTCTTCATGGGATTTGCTGTAGTTTTTATGAGCATCAGACTGActgtccctttttttttttttgtttgtttgaatgaatgaaacttATCCCCCATGTTTCCTCCTCACTAGTTATGCCTGTTCTGTAGTCATGCACGTGTGCAAAATAGGTTCAACAACACGCTAGTAAACCTCAGTTGGCTAGACACTGGAATGCATAGACCATGAACCTGCCTTGAGTCAGTAATGACAAAGGGCTCTCTGAAATAGTGTGATGcttgagaaagtgtgtgtgtgtgtgtgtgtgtgtgtgagtgtattgtggtctgcctctgtgtgtttactgtgttccCCATTGTCCTGCGTTTGTCCGTCTGACTGACCCCACTGCGGTGACTGTGGTAACAGGCTCTAAGAAGAGAGTCCGCTGGCTTCAGGCTCGACGCATCCTCACCCAACCTTGCCCCAGCCTGCGGATCCCTAACAGGTTTTTGAGAGAAGGTGGGTAACATGCCAGCTTGGGGCcaaaaccaaataaaataataaaaaaaactccaacCAGCCAGTCCATATAAAGGCGGGACCTCTGTACCCTTCTGTACCCCTCACCCCTTCCCCAGCTTTAAGTTGTGGGAGCTGAGTTtagaagcacccccccccccccccccttcatgtCCCCGTCATTCTTACCCCCCCTTTCTCTGACGTGTCCTGTTCACTTTGGTTCCCCTTAGTGCAAGGCCTACCCCacttttccctttctctccttcaccTCTCAGCCAATCTGTGGGGGCTTGCAGACTCGCTATGAGCGCGTGCCACTTGCTGCCAATAGCCActctgtatgagtgtatgtgttgagTGAGTGCATCGTCTTCATGcactatgcgtgtgtgtgtgtgtgtgtgtgtgtgtgtgtgtgcgcgcgcgtgtatgtgcagtgtgtgtgtgtgcagtgtgtgtgtgtgtggtgtgtttatgtCAATTCTCTCACCCTTCTATTTGTTTTCCTTGCTTGTCAGTCCACCACAGTGATGGAACAGCACCTTGTAGCACACTGGGATTCTTGGACAAGGCTCCATATTGTGAGGGTGGAGGATAAAATATCACTCCAAATGAAACATTGAATGGTGTTTCttatttgacttattttaacaTGCACATTGATTTAAATGCCCAGGTGTAGCAAGGCATTTCATCTGAAGTGtctggacatgttttggggaCTAGTCACATATGACTACAGTGCTGATAGAATGTGCCTGATCATGTCAAAGGGATGGAGCTTGTGTAATTTAGTCTGGCTCTTAGGGCATGTTCCATCTCGTCAATGATAACACGCTTATCTCCAAGGGAGTGTCGCAAGCAAAAGCCGCAAGATacctggtggtgtgtgttttgttttttgaatGAAGATGGAATGGTCTTTCCGTTTCTGTTGTCTCTTAATTGAATGGTTTTCATAACAATTCTGCATCTCCTCACCTCTACAAAAAtgtggtgtgtatgtttatttgtaCAGTAGCCACAATCCATTTGTTTTTATGGTTAATAGTGTCTTATCAGCTGACCGACATTATGCACAGGGTGAACATGGGTGAGCCTTGGTCCACTCCTTTTAAAATCGTTCTGTTCAGACTGGGACTGTTATGAAAGCACCATTTATTTTCTAGGTTCTCTGGATACTCCAGTTTGAGGTTTCCAAATAAACAAAAAGCAAAACTTTCTTTCTAGCGTTGCAGCAAGAACCAGGTCCGCTTTGCAGCACATAATGGCTTGCAGGTGGACCGCTGCTCTccaggagactgtgtgtgtgtgtgtgtgtgtgtgtgtgtacagctgtCAGGTGCGTTGTGGCGTTAACACGGTCAGGTGCCGCTATCTCCACAGGCCACCGTGCCCCTCCCGCCCGAAGTGGCCACCGCTGCGTGGCAGACCAGAGCAACCTGTACGTCTTCGGTGGCTACAACCCGGACTACGACGAGTCGGGCGGTTCGGAGAACGATGACTACCCGCTTTTCCGCGAGCTGTGGAGGTACCACTTCGCCACGGGCACCTGGCAGCAGATCCACACCGAGGGCTACATGCCCACTGAGCTGGCCTCCATGTCTGGTGAGCgagggagatgaggagaggggaagagaaggaggaggagggagagaggagaggagaggagaagggaagaggagggagagaggggaggagaagaggagggagaaagaggggaggagatgagCAGGAGAAGAATGATGTTGGTGAAGCCATGCTGCAAATTAAGGCGAAAAGTGGGATTCTGGGTTTAGTTTCATGTTCAGTGTCCAGTATCTGTGTTAccagaaaatgtattttttaaattGAGACGTTACACAACTCTCTGACCTCGTCCTTGACTTTTCTGGGACAAAAAAACGGTGAACTGAGTGATTTTGTCCTGGCTCTCTACAAATCCCACAAATCTGCACCCTTGGCTGTTGTTTTCTTGGCACTGCAAGACAAATAGCAGATTTTGGTGCAGGCTTTCGCAGTAAGAATGCCATTAGGCTAACCACCAGCCTGGCTCTTGTATTTCCAGCCGTTTTGCACGGAAACAACCTGCTGGTGTTCGGCGGCACAGGCATTCCATTTGGTGAAAACAATGGAAACGATGTTCACGTCTGCAACGTGAAGTACAAACGATGGTCGCTGCTAAACTGTAGGGGGAAGAAACCAAACCGAATCTATGGACAGGTAAAAACACGCTCATCCAAAGAGTGCTTTATTTACACATTTGATGCAGTGTAGCCATTTGTGAATGTATCGTCTATGCTAGAGGTCGTCAGTCCTGCTGTGATGTCCTCCATGTTTCTCTGCTCTGGATGCATGACAGATTCTTGACTGCACCAGTGGTAGTCTGGATTATCTAAACATACTGTAGCTTACCAAGAGCATTTTCATTACACTGTTGTCAAATCAAGTGTGCTCTGAGCAGGGTTAGCTGGGAGACTGTCAGTGACGGAGGACCCCAGGACTAGGATTGACAACCCCAGGTCTTGAGCTATGAATGTGTTCTGCTCTTGTAGGCGATGGTCATCATAAACGGCTTCCTGTACGTGTTTGGGGGAACAACGGGCTACATCTACAGCACAGACCTCCACCGGCTGGACCTGACGACCCGCGAGTGGATCCACCTCAAGCCCAACAACCCCCCTGACGATCTCCCTGAGGAGAGGTATGCTGGGCGCGCGGTCAGATACTCACTCTTCCCCACGCAGCGATAATGGGATGAATTTGGCTTATTTTCTTCAAAGCACACTTACTTACCGTGCAttattctgtctctctgtgacatctgttctcttcatctctcagaTACAGGCATGAAATAGCACATGACGGACAAAGGATATACATCCTTGGAGGTGGAACCTCCTGGACTTCTTACCCTTTAGACAAAGTAGGGCTAACCCAGTTATGTTTCGTACTCTTTACTTTAGTACAACCTACAACACTAGCCACGTTTACATGGGCACTTCTTTTCCGATTAGAAGCGAAATAATGGCTCAATCGGAATAAAtatgaaagaggtggtgtagtCCGCTCCTATTCCAAATGAACAGCCATGTAAACGGTCATTCGGATTGACTGTTGTATCTTCTCAAGGAAAAGTAGGCAacaactagcctagaaatctagacgcgctgccagggctagtctagcaactctccgttggcttgtgagctccagaaatcgaaacttaatcaggcattgaaatcgtgtatagagtcgtttggtgggcttaacataatgattgatggcagagttgcaacggtttggcttgaattccctgctacttgaaaacaaatatcctattgcgtcctattgcgtgcagagggaatttgaaagacaactgattatctcgcccctcggactgagcactgcgaacggtgagtgcccagaccctacattttaatgtgggtctggctcgccaggctaggcaACATGGCCATTCggatcaaagattctaaagcaCTTAAGAGCACCTGATCTTAATAGAACGTACCTTGTATAAACAGACAGCACACATTTTTCaatcggaatgacaaaaaaacttcATGTAAACGTGGCTCTTGAGACATTCTGACTTTAAACCACAAATTCTGCCCAACTATGATTGGTCATTTATttatcttaaagcaacaccaaagagttttttttgtaccttaaaataatgtttacaaaattgtttcagtggttcatcaactcgtaacagggtgaacggcacttctgcattcgcttcgcggccctctatcagctataaccgcactatgtaagtttgccagatcgggtagcggatctgtagttcgatggaatgagacgtaagaaactacaaatttgacttgatgtcgcatgatgtcgcaatacattgtactttcatattttaccttgtctatggacattgttatttgcaaagccgttgctggataaacaaatagcgtgcgtgcgacagaggaaaagttcttggtgttgctttaaaataaTGACTCCTCAACCAATGCCAAAATATGTGTCCCAAGCATACCCAATTGCATCAGTCTTGCTACACTAATATGAAACAAAACATCACCTGTTGTGGTGAGCAagttctgttttctctctgcaCCTGTGAATTTGCATTCAAGTAAACCTGGGTGTATACAAATGCTAAGCTAAACTATATTTCTAGGGCGTTTCAAATTGTATCCGTAAATTGTATCTATTTCTCTTCTTGTGTACTTATTATCTTTCATTGCAATCTCTCCTAGATACATGCATACAACTTGGAGACCAACTCCTGGGAAGAAATAGTTACGAAACCTCACGAAAGAATAGGTACGTCAGAGTGTTACTGGACTTGGAAAAACATGAACAACTTTCCTAGTAAACTGTATTAATCACCCACTGAAAAATACACCTGCTCATGATGTGTTATATAACAGGGTACCCTGCTCCAAGGAGGTGTCACAGCTGTGTACAGATTAAGAGTGGTGAGTCTGGAGTCTtttaaatattaatattaatcaCAAATGCAGGAAACTTCATACCCGTCATGTGGTTTGGTGAATAGTATTAATTCCCaacatcatctctctcttttaaattgtcttcacacacacagatgtgttcatatgtgggGGTTACAATGGCGAGACAATCCAGGACGACCTGTGGAAGATCAGCCTGCGGACATTCCAGTGGACCAAGCTCCCCGCCATGATGCCAGAGCCAGTGTATTTCCACTGTGCTGCAGTCACGCCGGTCAGCTCCCTGCGTTTCACCTCACAGCTTTTaacccttaacccttaaaggagtaccgtcacaccggtgtgacgggaatgttgggaaattaacattctaaagaatatctgggttcattgaattcaacatagaattttagaaccttcaattgttgcggaacttagaatgttcaaaaacctacacctttaagggttaaaggggaatgttgagaaatgaacgttctaaagaatatctgggttcattgaattcaacatagaattttagaaccttcgattgttgcggaacttagaacgttcaaaaacctacacctttaagggtttaaGTGACCAGAACTGCATGCATAGGAACACTAGGCTTAAAATTTGCAAAGGTTACGTATACAAGCCACAGGGAAACACGGTTGAAAGGAGGTACCATTCTTTGCATCTCAGTCTAGCTTACTGGACCCCGTagacaggcttgtgcaaaattctagaattgaattgaaactggctcttaaattccaattcaattcttgaatttcacttgcatttcaattgaggtagcaaacaggaagcagaattgaaattcgaattgtgcacaaatAAAGTTAGTCTTATAGTGGTTCTTAGTCTTGGTGTAGCTGCATTAACAGAATGGATTCATCAAGACTGGTGATTTGAGATTGATTTGTTAGTTGATTGGTTGTAATAGACACTGCTATCCAATAGGCTcaccccccccttctcccttcAGGCGGGTTGTATGTACATCCACGGTGGTGTGGTCAACATCTACGAGAACAGGCGAACCGGCTCGCTCTTCAAGATCTGGCTGGTGGTGCCCAGCCTGCTGGAGCTGTGCTGGGAGCGGCTGCTCAAGGCCTTCCCCCACCTGCCACACCTGTCCACCATGCAGCTGCTCAACCTGGGCCTCACGCAAGAACTGATCGAGCGGCTGAAATGACGCACAGCGCAGCCAGACTCGAGGGCCGTCGGAGCGGCCAGGGGACAAGACTGAGACCGACGAGAGAGAATTGGTACAGAGGGAGGACGATGAACTTGACAGTGAGCACAGGAATtaggttgtttgtttgtttgtttgttttttttaagagaCTTCACTCTCTCCCCGATTCTCCCCCAGCCCCGAACCCTCTGGTGAGGAGGCGTACTGCAAACGTAGCCGCCTTAAAACCAAATGAACTATGGGATGCCTTTTTTTTCATCGCCCATTCTACCCTTTTTCTGCCAACctcttggtttttttttttgttttttgttttttttaactcaaACTAGCTGAAGAGGAATTTTTCAAGTGCTCAGAATTTTCTTCTTGcccatggattttttttttacccctttGCTTCTGACCAGCGTGCCCTACTCCTGATACAGGCCTGGACGGCAATACTTTAGTTCACACTTTTATTACTCATTTTtaacttgtttttttctttctctcttttcatcttttgtttttgtggatATAAGGATGCTCATGCCAGCTGAAGCTGCATGCACCATCGGAACTCTCACGTTTTGTTTGGGTGTCGTTGCTCATCTGGCCAAGTTGGGCTAGAGTGAGATTATTATTGTTTCTTTTAAGACTAATGCTGTTTGAAAGAATGTTTGAAAGGGTTTCATGATTTCCGTTCAACCAGCTGGTTCACGTTGTGTGCGGGGGAATAACATAACCACAGAAGAGCTGTTTTTTTCTAACACCCAAATGGAAGGCCTTAATTCTGCTTGATGATTCTGGTGCATGTTTAAGTGGCTGGAGCTCAGTGATGGAAGAACTAGCCTACCAGTTGCTCTCTTTTATAGTCTGCTGTTACAGACACCAACCCTGACTATATTTtgcatcagtttttttttttttttctttcgttcAGAATTCAAccctacatatacacacacatataaatggcTGTGTTGCTTTTAACAGTATCAAACACTGTTCATTATCCCATCTTTCTGTTCAGTTTTCTCCCTCACAAACAGCCCTGTACAGTTGTCATGTAAACCAAACGTTACATCACTGTGAATATGGTGCttctgagatttttttttctcttaaaTTATTGAATTCAAATAAACGTGCTCCCTGCCATGTTGCAAATTGAACCCATCCCATCCCCAACCCCCTTGTGCCATTTTTAATAATCATTTAGACCCCCCTGAAACAACACGACTGACATACTTTAAACTGATGCCGTGCCTTTTCCTCCCCCAAGTAAAGTTTTAATGTTTTGCTAAATAAGAGGTTTAATTTATGTCTGGAAGGTGTCGACACTGAGCCTGATCAGTAGCACTTTATTGCTTGTGTCCGTCATTCATTCAGATTCACACCTCCTGGGAGCATAGTGTGTTAACAGGGGGAATAAAATAACTTACTTCACTAGACAAGACTGAGAGAGGTGTGGCTTATGCCACTCTAACAGACCATCCTGTTAAAGTCATGGATTTCTATCTACTTTTTGTCTTCAGTGAGTTCTTTTCTGTATGGAACATTTGCACTTTTTAAAAACCTATCAGGTTTAGCAGATGGAATGCTGTGTGTCCATTGGTGATGAAAAAGCAACAATATTGTAGCTGGAAGTAATGTCATTGTGCTGCTGTTCCAGTGAAGTAGTTCACCTCCTGCCCTTTGAAAAAAAGATATAAATAAATGCTGAAGTCACTATGGAGAAAGACCTACGGCTGTAGTGAAGCAGTACTGTACACAATGCCAAATATCACAGCACCTTGAGTTCAATATGATTGGCCTTGTAGCGTTTTTACgttttattttctgatactgtggAACTGACAGCTGTCGGTTGGAACACCAGCTCAGTGTGAAATGTGAAGTGGAAAGGCTGGGGACATGGCGTCTGGCATCTAGGATTTCTTTTGCACTCCACCCTGATGCGAGGCCTCTGATTCCTATCAGCCCTGGACAAAAATTGGGACTGGCCCTTGTCCCTGGAACTCATCTCAACATTCTTAAAAAGGCTGTTGTTGATTGTCGAGGGACAACATGAACAGAAATCTTCTTCAATTGAAACCAGACCTGGCTGTCGGTGATTTGGCATTTGCCGGGGTGCATACATGCCTAAATCTGCCCACCCAACCTTTTCACTCCTTTCTGTCCACCCAGTTGCCCAGTATGTAGTCtccattttgtttttctctggCTGCATGATGAGAGCATTGTGTGCATGATGggactttttttctctttggcaGAGTGGAAGATAGACACCCCTCTCTTCAGACTTGGATCCCTGTTGTGCAGTGAAAAATGGGTTGAAGGCTGTCACCGATTCTCTGTAAATGTGTACCTGTTTTGTGTTTTCATTGTTGGAAGAATCAATAAAGTCCTTCAATACATCTAGCTAGTTGATATGGTTCCTTCATGAATTAATACAGTAGTTTTAGGTTATTACAGATGTTCTAATGGTGTTAAGCTAAAAGGTGATTTATTACAAGTCAAAATGGAGGAGAACCCCAATTCTTATATAGTCTATAAGAAATGATGTTAAGAAAAACTACGCTTGACTCAATTGCCTGAAAATCAGGAGGACATTTACTGagaattatatttattttactgttATAATATATTTTCATTGTCCCAGTGATTAGGGAATGTAGGATTCAAGGGATGATCTAGCTTTCTATGGGACCtttcattcatattaataaacaCTCACAAGTATTACTTATTAGTAAACACTTAAAAGtatctggggggtattccaagtacgtggtttagtgacaaacctgggtaagttagctcagagtaaggggtaaacctcctaatagaagagctgtatggcttcattctcttagcaaaacaatgccatagggctcttgttgtaggaggtttacccctTACTCTGAGTAaatttacccaggtttgtcactaaaccacgtacttggaataccccccaggggATACActtggactggtcagccaacactgaagcactctacaagaaagggctgagcaggctgtacttcctgaggagcctgcggtccttcaatgtctgcagcaagctcTTCTggatgttttacagtttttcagtctgttgttgccacggctgtggtatgctggggagtaAGCACTAAGAAgagggatgctgggcgactgGACAGGCTGGTGAGGAAAGCTGGCTCTTGTGgaagctgaactggagtgcatcacttcaatatcagacaaaaggaccctgaacaaactgatcaacattttgGACGATgacggtcatccactccacagcaatatcacaaagcagaagagcttgacCAGCTGGATACTACGCTCACTGCCAtacacaactgacagactgaggtagtcatttgtccccagggccatacaACTCTTTAacgcttcactaaagggaagaggagagagatgcttcTCTGCATAGTCCGTCTGCCTTTCCACCCGCTCCTCCACTTCCACTACCAAGTACCTCCTATAACAATGTTGGTGTACTGACTGTCGATTGGCCCACTGTTATACTGCTTACACTGTCTACTGGTTATATTAGCCCATTATGCACATTACTCCCCTCCCACCGTCTACCAGTCTGGACTGTGGCCTAacttaatacttgaccaatggctgttaCCCTATTACTTCAAACCTTTCCTTGCACTGCTATATCATAGTTCTTATATTACTATGTCtacatttttcttttatattgtccatatttaaTGCTGGTGTCTAGACTTTATccctgcactgttggacttattgcactaccaccatgacacacacttcatagagcaccttaccactgCATACTGAATCACAGGGTTAGTCCCTGCCCagtcactgcaagcg
This portion of the Alosa sapidissima isolate fAloSap1 chromosome 22, fAloSap1.pri, whole genome shotgun sequence genome encodes:
- the klhdc10 gene encoding kelch domain-containing protein 10 isoform X2; protein product: MSAEEGAHSPDQLNKFVKLSGRPSLRVAGHRAPPARSGHRCVADQSNLYVFGGYNPDYDESGGSENDDYPLFRELWRYHFATGTWQQIHTEGYMPTELASMSAVLHGNNLLVFGGTGIPFGENNGNDVHVCNVKYKRWSLLNCRGKKPNRIYGQAMVIINGFLYVFGGTTGYIYSTDLHRLDLTTREWIHLKPNNPPDDLPEERYRHEIAHDGQRIYILGGGTSWTSYPLDKIHAYNLETNSWEEIVTKPHERIGYPAPRRCHSCVQIKSDVFICGGYNGETIQDDLWKISLRTFQWTKLPAMMPEPVYFHCAAVTPAGCMYIHGGVVNIYENRRTGSLFKIWLVVPSLLELCWERLLKAFPHLPHLSTMQLLNLGLTQELIERLK
- the klhdc10 gene encoding kelch domain-containing protein 10 isoform X1, with amino-acid sequence MSAEEGAHSPDQLNKFVKLSGRPSLRVAGSKKRVRWLQARRILTQPCPSLRIPNRFLREGHRAPPARSGHRCVADQSNLYVFGGYNPDYDESGGSENDDYPLFRELWRYHFATGTWQQIHTEGYMPTELASMSAVLHGNNLLVFGGTGIPFGENNGNDVHVCNVKYKRWSLLNCRGKKPNRIYGQAMVIINGFLYVFGGTTGYIYSTDLHRLDLTTREWIHLKPNNPPDDLPEERYRHEIAHDGQRIYILGGGTSWTSYPLDKIHAYNLETNSWEEIVTKPHERIGYPAPRRCHSCVQIKSDVFICGGYNGETIQDDLWKISLRTFQWTKLPAMMPEPVYFHCAAVTPAGCMYIHGGVVNIYENRRTGSLFKIWLVVPSLLELCWERLLKAFPHLPHLSTMQLLNLGLTQELIERLK